Proteins encoded by one window of Chondromyces crocatus:
- a CDS encoding MATE family efflux transporter, with protein MSTSGAPTLDRPLAREEKAEQVGRLFVPGRPGPGSARLEVARQVWALAWPAITHMFLLTLVFLVNRAMVGRHSTTALAATQICTTLTWSIISMCSATSAGTLAVVARSIGARDRAGAVAAVRASLVFAAALGVLVAGPLLWTKGAMLRLLFPQADAEVIAQADDYLQIVLPVLPLAFLEAVAASALQGAGDTRTPLLAASAGNVVNVILSALLIFGWFGLPEMGLRGAAVGTAATMAIEGLLLIAVLSARGSPLPLFRREGVEHRQRAFRDALNRVLRVSLPAFAERATYQAGYTGFVVMIGLLGAAAMAANQALVSIESVCFLSAEGFGIAAGALVAQKLGEGNPREAASAGRTSAGLAIVLLSAFGLVFALVPRALIQPFTQDEGIVALGASSLYIAAVAQPFMAFAMVIGTALRAAGATRAVFVVTLVSSLVVRLVVTWLLAIKLGYGLVGVWVGSTADWMVRSAMLGAIWARGRWREISV; from the coding sequence ATGAGCACGTCAGGAGCACCGACCCTGGATCGGCCGCTGGCGCGAGAGGAGAAAGCGGAGCAAGTGGGCCGACTTTTCGTGCCTGGGCGTCCCGGACCGGGCTCGGCGCGTCTGGAGGTCGCTCGACAGGTGTGGGCGCTGGCCTGGCCTGCCATCACCCACATGTTTCTGCTGACGCTGGTGTTCCTGGTGAACCGAGCCATGGTGGGTCGGCACTCCACCACGGCGCTTGCGGCGACCCAGATCTGCACGACCCTCACGTGGTCGATCATCTCCATGTGCAGCGCCACCTCGGCTGGGACCCTCGCGGTCGTCGCCAGGTCCATCGGGGCGCGCGATCGCGCCGGAGCCGTGGCGGCAGTGCGAGCCTCTCTCGTGTTTGCTGCCGCGCTCGGAGTCCTCGTGGCCGGGCCGCTGCTGTGGACGAAGGGAGCGATGCTGAGGCTGCTCTTTCCACAGGCCGACGCGGAGGTGATCGCTCAAGCGGATGATTACCTGCAGATCGTGCTCCCGGTGCTGCCGTTGGCATTCCTGGAGGCGGTCGCCGCGTCGGCGTTGCAGGGGGCAGGAGATACGAGAACGCCGCTGCTCGCGGCTTCTGCTGGGAACGTCGTCAACGTCATCCTGAGCGCGCTGCTTATCTTCGGCTGGTTCGGGTTGCCCGAGATGGGACTGCGTGGCGCTGCCGTCGGTACGGCGGCCACGATGGCGATCGAGGGGCTCCTGCTGATTGCCGTGCTCTCAGCAAGAGGCAGTCCGCTCCCGCTCTTCCGGCGTGAAGGGGTCGAGCACCGTCAGCGAGCCTTCAGGGATGCGTTGAACCGTGTCCTGCGGGTGTCCCTCCCCGCGTTCGCAGAGCGCGCGACCTACCAGGCCGGCTACACGGGATTCGTGGTGATGATCGGGCTGCTTGGCGCGGCCGCGATGGCTGCGAACCAGGCGCTGGTCAGCATCGAGTCGGTGTGCTTTCTGTCCGCCGAGGGGTTCGGGATCGCTGCAGGGGCCCTCGTCGCGCAGAAGCTCGGGGAGGGAAATCCGCGTGAGGCGGCCTCTGCGGGTCGCACCTCCGCAGGCCTCGCCATCGTGCTCCTCTCTGCGTTCGGCCTGGTCTTCGCCCTCGTCCCCAGGGCCCTCATCCAGCCGTTCACCCAGGATGAGGGGATCGTCGCGCTCGGGGCATCGTCGCTCTACATCGCTGCGGTGGCCCAGCCCTTCATGGCCTTCGCCATGGTGATCGGTACAGCACTTCGCGCTGCGGGGGCGACGAGAGCTGTCTTCGTCGTGACGCTCGTCTCCTCCCTGGTCGTACGCCTCGTGGTGACGTGGCTGCTCGCGATCAAGCTCGGATACGGTCTCGTCGGCGTCTGGGTGGGCAGTACGGCGGACTGGATGGTGCGGAGCGCGATGCTCGGAGCCATCTGGGCGCGCGGGCGGTGGCGAGAGATCTCCGTGTAG